In Methanobrevibacter sp., the genomic stretch ACTTTTTCCTTTGCTACTGCGCTTTTATCAAGACCTAAATCTCCAATATTTGCTAATGTTTGGCGGTTTAAATTAGATAAGTCGAATGCATCTTTATCAACAAGTACAAGTTCTCCAACACCCATTCTTGCAAGCATTTCAATGGTTTCTCCGCCGATTCCTCCACAGCCGATAACTGTGATTTTTGCATCTTTAAATCTTTCTTGTTCGCTTCTTGTTACTATACTCATCTGACGGGAAGCTATTTCCCAGTATCCGTCTCCAATGTATCTTGTTGGCATTAAATATTTCTCCTTAATTTTGGTAATATTTCCATAAATGCATCTAGTGCTTTATCATAATTTTCAAAATCATGTCCTTTAATCAATCCGTTTTCGCAGATGGTAATGTTTTCAAGTTCGATTTTACCATCGGATTTGTTATTTAATTGTTCATTGGTCTTTTCAATGTTTATTGTGAATGGTAATTGATAGCTAAATGATGAGTCTTTATAATCAATGCTGATGAATTCATCATCATTGAGGGGAGTCAAATTTAAAGCAACTTTTTTAAAGCCTTGCCTTTTTAATTCATCATTAATCTGATTATATTTCCCATCATTTAATATTTCATTCAAATCATCAACTTCAACAATTCCAAATTTCCCATGATCTCTAACTTTAACAATCTCACAGTTGGTGTTATCTAAAATATAATCTTCACAATTGCTGATTCTTGTGATTTTTTCGAGAGTTGTTGGAGTATCAGTGGGAATTCTTGTTGCAAGACATGTAGTTGATCTTGAATAAGGGATATTATTTTTATTTAAATATTCATGAATTTCACGGGAGGTTAATTTAGCGTCAATAAAAGGTGTATTAAATCCTTTTTTGTATGTTACTAATATTCCGGGTCTATCAATTACCAAATCACTGATGTTGTTTCCATCGCAGATAAAATCAAAATCGTTTTGATGGGCTAATTTTTCAATTTGAGAATACATTAAATTTCTACAGGTGTAGCATCTTCTTGAATCATTGGACAAGAAGTATTCATCTTCATAGAAATTGATATCGATTATTTCGTGTTTTATTCCAAAAGATGAAGCAACTTTTTTGGTGTTTTCCACAAATCCGGTTGGTAATAAGTGATTGTTTATTGTTATTGCTAATGTGTCTTTGGCAACTTGTGAAGATAGGTATGCGATTAATGTTGAATCAGCACCACCAGAAAAGCCTATAGCTACTTTTTTATCTTTTAAAATTTCTTTGACGATATCTATTTTGTCTTCTAAATTCATGTTTATCCCTTGAATTTTCAATCGCCTTTTGGCGATTAAAATAATGAGTTAGATATGGTAAAGGAGTTAATTTTTAACTCATTATCTATTTTTGTCTTATTTTATATTTTAGATTTTGGAGATAATAAAACATTTTTTGCGTGTTTTATTAATACAATTTTCAACCCGAGCTAGGAATATAACAATAGTTATTTTTCCATAAATACAAATAGTATTAATTAGTATATAAATCTTTTGTAAGGATTATCTGATAATTATTAAATTATTTGTGGTGAAAATTAAACAATTTTTAATTTTTTACCCGTTACTTTAGTAAACTATAGAAAAGTTTAAATTATATAAAAATTATATAACAATTGTTAATATTTTTTGGAGGAATGAATATTTACGATGTCATAGTAATTGGAACAGGCGCTGGAGGAGCAACGGTTGCAAAAGATTTAAGTCAAGAGGGATTAAATATTTTGATTCTAGAAAAAGGATCAAGAAAAAAAGATGGAAGCTATGTAAAACACATGAAAACCAAAAAAATCCATCTAAAAAATAATCTCTCAGACGAGGATAAGGAAAAATACAAATTTCTGACACTGCCTCTTGAGCTGACAAACATAGAAGAAATTGGAGGAACAACAACTTCATCAATTGGAAACGCATGCTTCTCATGCAGCGGATGTTATACCAACTCTATAATGCAGCAGTTTGAAGACAAG encodes the following:
- a CDS encoding 7-cyano-7-deazaguanine synthase — protein: MNLEDKIDIVKEILKDKKVAIGFSGGADSTLIAYLSSQVAKDTLAITINNHLLPTGFVENTKKVASSFGIKHEIIDINFYEDEYFLSNDSRRCYTCRNLMYSQIEKLAHQNDFDFICDGNNISDLVIDRPGILVTYKKGFNTPFIDAKLTSREIHEYLNKNNIPYSRSTTCLATRIPTDTPTTLEKITRISNCEDYILDNTNCEIVKVRDHGKFGIVEVDDLNEILNDGKYNQINDELKRQGFKKVALNLTPLNDDEFISIDYKDSSFSYQLPFTINIEKTNEQLNNKSDGKIELENITICENGLIKGHDFENYDKALDAFMEILPKLRRNI